Below is a window of Littorina saxatilis isolate snail1 linkage group LG2, US_GU_Lsax_2.0, whole genome shotgun sequence DNA.
gcctgtatatatgcatgtacatgtgtgtgtgtgtgcgtgcgtgcgtgcgtgcatgcgtgcatgtgtgtgtggaggagAGTGAGGGGCAGTAATGGGatgagggggtggggaggggggggggagctacGTGGTGGCACACTTAGGCACCAAATCAGTTGGTTGGGCGCTcattgtctttctgtctctgctTCCACCACCAACCCCCCTTCCGCCTTTCTTTGACACAAGTCACGCTTTAACAACGGTTTGAGAATACAATCAtcactttatttatttttaaagaaACAAACCTGACTCCAGAATGTCGCGGTGTCCTTCTTTGACAGCCTTTTGTTATCGCTATTTGACACAGCTCCAGGCTAGTGGTTTATTCAATGCTTCTATTGCGTGTCATTTCCCCTTCATTTCCAGCCTTTCAATTCACCAGCAAAATTAGATCTTGTTCGTTACTGTGAAACCTGAGTTGCCTGGCCgtattgtttttttccccctgaACAGCCGTTTTCCATAACGGCAAGGGCCAGTTAATTGAACTGTGACGCGATCAATGGGAATGTGTACGGATGATTTGATAGCTTTCACATTTTTAAAGAGCAAATAACAAAAGCCGACTTTCATTGTCAGTgagagttttgttgttgtggttgttgttgtggaccactttttgtttattgctgataactagcttgttttcttgcgaagaagtttcattttgtggttggtagtccttctctcttagtttaatcgttaggcctaattagagtgaaatagctttgatagaaattcagcaaaaattgaatacagaaaaaatcacaaatggtccatattaggagcctgggcgcccaatatggaccagtgaagcggccttcacgaattactgtaaaaagccccctatacttcaaaataacatgatacaactaagtgtgcaagtcagactaattcaaatatacTTTAGATtaagctgtttcgggttgatgagagcattatttgaagcacaccaggaaactgaagaagcttatcaaaaacagagtgaaaataagtgaaattatcaacttccacaaaataaagactatttgttatatttttttgaaatctcgagggctaggtataggttattttcaccaagcttcttaatgaatttattaaaattgcctttagcttttattttcttcgatttgttgaaggtggtccatattaggggactcacacatactttgaggttttgctattattttttgtttgcagtagaaactcggggtacacactgctCATATgaaacaaatacggtcttagctgtcatatatagccatttttgtgtgataaaagctttggctgtggacagaaacgaatccgttttaggcggcacatTTAGAGTGAGCGCtcccaaaagtgaaaaaaagcgaaaaagcctaacggttttgaggtttgtgtttctgcaactgttttgacatgtgcaacttatccagagagggtgcataaagcgaatgaaattgttttgagcgctctagcgccgttagcttgtcagaacaggaggtggtccatattaggagctggtccatattaggagcctttcccctatacAATATATCTTATACTGAGAAAAATAGTCTTTtccaattaaaaaacaaaatagtctgtttacggtatcccgaccgaccctattttttcgcgcgaccctagacttttttggggcatttgggagaaaaaaataaatttttaaataaataaaaaagtctcttttttttggcaaaataacttgcaaatgtttttttggagggggAAAAATAAATCCCGacttaccgaccctatttttgtgtgcctatgttactgtaaacagactatttttttgtgtgtgcctagtCTCAAGTTTCACGCAACACTGTttgaaaacgaaaaaaaaagagcTAGAGATTTGAACCCTATTCTCATACTTCCAGGGTTTGAATACCTCCAGACATAATACAAGATTGGTTGACGCTCGAGAAATTTCAAGTAAACAGCGTCAGCGGGGTCATTTTGGGAAAAaagctaaagagagagagaaaaatatcaTGTTCTTTGGCGTTTCTTAAACTAAAACTTTGCAACTTCACATGCTCCCATAGTTTAATGGCCTGCAGACATTACCCAAGTCTAGTTGTCctttgtcaaggtcacaggggggTCACATTCGCGTTGAAATATGAAAAATGATTATTTTCTTGAGGGTTTTTGAAGTAAGATCTTTGAAACTTCCCCCACTTTTAGGGTTTAGTAACCTTTAGACATGACGTCACAACTGAGTTAAGAACACTCTTCTGGAACGTTTATGGTGCTAGAGCAGCAGGTTATTTCTGATTCATGTTTTGTATGACGAAGTTGAGCCATATGGGCATTTGCTGTTCTTGTAAATACACTAATTCTcctaaatgttttgtttttgcagaGGATTCTAAAAGCCTTGAGCGGTATTGACTTTGTCGAGTTCCTACGATTCGTGGAATCCATTGCCAAACGACGCATAACAGCGCTGAACATGTTGAAAAACAAGTCAACCAAAAACGAAGTCGAAGAGTGTTATGGATCAGAAAGTCATATCTCAAATATAACATCAGCAGATTGGCGTGGAAGCAGAGAGGAACACATATTTCGTGACTGCAAGGACAGAGAGAAGAAAGATCTTGAAAAAGGAGAGGAGGTTGAAAAAGCATGTTCAGAAATGACAGAAGACAGGCATTCGCTATTGTCAGCTGGCTTTCAATCATCTCATGGCCACCATCCTaaagagaataaaaacaaactgTCCCGTAAAATGACACATCAACATGTCGATGCATCTCAGACTTCATTAGATGAAGTCTCTGCCAATTGCAAACACACAGGCGGGTTTTTACCGCCTGAAACTTTGTTTGAAACGGCACACAAGCAACCTCAGATTTCACAAGAAACACAATTAAGACAAACGGAATCTGCCCCTACAGCTTTCTCAACGCCAACGCAGGATTCACACAGAGGCTTGCCTAAACAAGCTCTGAGCGCACTTGAAACACACAACACTGAGCACTACGAACACTGCACGATGATGCTAGACCTAGTTGACAGCTCCTGCACAAAAGCAGCATCAGGTTCAGATCGTCGTCCTCACTGGAGTGTCTGCAACGTTAACCACGCTCTCTTCGATCTGGCCAGCGTGGCACTCGTGCTGAAACACATATCGAAGACGGGTATTTATACGTCAGCATCGCTTGAGGTAGACGTGTCTGGAAATGAAGAGTCGGAATGTTTGTCTGAAAACTCTGCTGCTGTGTCTTCTACAACACCTTATGGGACATGTGACAAGCAGGAATCGGTTTCTGATCAAGGTGAGGAAAAGGTCGACGGATACTTAGAACATTGTACAAGAAAAGAGGAGCCTGAAAACATTTCTGAGGCATTCTCAAAATCCGTAAGCTTTACAGACAATGATAAAGGATGTCCTCCTGTACAATTTGACGTCAACAAGGAGTTGGAGTCGCAAAACTGTGGGGTTGAGGGAGATATGGAAGCCGGTGATAGTGTCTCCACTAGTGAGGAGACTGGGATTGGTAACGGAGAGTCTGCTGTggacatagactcacttttgagCGTGATAAGTCAAACTCTGCGCACGTTCGATATCACCGACATTTTCGATTGTAACtaagttgttgctgtttttgctGCTTAGGAGTTTACAAAAAAAGGGGTGTGTGAGAGGTTTCTAAttggtctatgtgtgtgtgtgtgtgtgagtgtgtgtgtgtgtgtgtgtgtgtagagtgagagttactgggtaacgaagagagagagagagagtgttattCGTATGCGGCATAGTGTACTTGCGTATGCGCATTACATATGTGGTTTTATGTGAATGCATAATTATTGCGCATTATGAGTATTTATTTCCTGCTCCTAAAATGCAGCTAGTTTGATTCATAACAAGCGTTCTGTGCTATGAACATCTCCGATTTTTTTCTATCACAAAGTCTCCTTGAATTTACACCTGAAACAGCAAAATCAGCCATccacctccctcctcccctACCACGTACGTGACCCTGCACCAAAAGGCGGGTCACATCCCTAAAATGACTTATGAATATGTAATGGcatgtgttttgattttgagctTCACAGAACATAGTACCATGGCGGTATTTTGAAAAACAACTCCGGTGATTTCTTTTATGCCGACTAAGGTATTTTGACCAGAATAGAGTAAAAGACAGATGTCTTACACTTATCCATGTGTAAATTGCAGTCTTCTGTCATGTGTTTTTGATGCCACGACAAACCGAATGCATAAAACTTGAGTTCTTTTTATGCCTttccatctgtgtgtgtgtgtgtgtgtgtgtgtgtgtgtgtgtgtgtgtgtgtcactgtgtgtgtgtgtgtgtgtgtgtgtgtgtgtgtgtgtgttgtttgaatgattgtatgtgtgcgtgtgtgatgcAAATTTACAGAAATGTAATTCCAAACATAAACATTTATACTTTGCTATTGTGTCTTTTACCATTCCTTCAGTATCAAAATGTGCGTGCTGCAGTGCTATCGCatattgaaacacacacacacacacacacacacacacacacacacacacacacacacacacacacagtcacacacacacacacacacacacacacacacacacacacagtgacacacacacacacacacacacacacaagctcgcacacaaacattcaagtttttttcgctctctctccacatacacacgtacaaacTGTCTTTGcctctgtctatgtgtgcgcgcctctctttctctttctttctctctctctctctctctctctctctctctctctctctctctctccccccctctctctctctctctctctctctctctctctctctctctctctcgctctctctctctcagattaAGAGACAGCAGTAGGATATTGCGAAAGATCATTTTTCAATCATTGAACAGAATAATGGTTGAACTAGGATTTGTGTACCTGCAAAACATTACTCGTGATCGTATTTCTGTAGGCTCCAGAATTTGTCATTTTGACATAACCGTGCGTACCTGCGaaacattacctgctattcagacttaattggtcgtgtgacagacgttttcttccacacgagattacgttgattgtctaacgaagccgtcaggctgagttagacatcagctaatcgagtgtggaagaaaactctgtcacacgaccaagtcagaatagcatttatgtctcacagcttcaacagaggagagaacaaacacgttttgcgtactcaggcttgacaaacctaaacacaggagcagccattgtggagagatctactttttgacgaaagtgaccgaacaactatgaatgacgtctcagtatatatgaatgacgtcacagtcttttgaagcatcgcaatcttcatgacgtctgtctgtgtctgcatccgcgaaatgtttgttctttccgggatctttgtcatctatgttcataactctgtccttctagattcagactttccaagggcagctaaattcgcgtatggaaacagttctgtcgttctttctttctttctttctttatttggtgtttaacgtcgttttcaaccattcaaggttatatcgcgacggagttctgtcgtctgggatgccgttttcagtattctcagcgttgaagaatttgtaaagagaggaaacgataacagcaggagaaataaaagtcgtgccggtgtgcattttggggcttttggagggacgatttcgagtttgaatccgttcttgcacatgccccaaagcgtgtaacatacattaTCCTACATAGGGcctacgtgagagagacacccgtgagataataatcgttcaaatcacacgtgtgtatatcatgtaaatgaggtcatgtcaagcaagtctggcagggacctgtttttccactgcttatgatgccaaagtcaccgagacaaacgtcattatagaagaagaaaaattgcgctcgctaattaccctcgatgaataaaactaacacgtcacgccacactttcagagtgacgtttctttgctttgacgtaatagattgcacgaggcttcaGAAGAGATCGatgttccaaaacaagcgtcttcaatttagctgcctcgaatgccggacattttcagtaaaatacacgtaagtacagtatgtaggataaacagaatactagatggcttgctgtgtcgtaccagattcacactcgttgctttttcaaatagtgaacagctcgctttcgctcgcagttcaatatttaaaaaaacaactcgtgtaaatctggtacgacacagcaagccatgtagtattctctatatcttgcacacgtttgctttagtagtggcaaagaaggaaagcgtgtgacattactTATGATCGAATGTCTGTAGGCTGTGCGTCACAGTAATTTCACAGTTTGTCATCTTTTCATTTTGCTTTTTAAATAAAACACATGGAACCAGTTTTCTGTTCAAAGTCGTTTGGTACCCTTATTCCAGAATTTTACATTTCGACCTAACCGTGAAGCCGATTTATTTAGTGACGTGCTTCAACGAAAGCAAACATTGCACACTCAGATTGTTTTGCACAATGTTTGCTCTTTGACAACTTCCCCACTTCTCCCTGGCGTCACATTTCAACAAACGCCTACCGCAAATCCTGACGGAGATGGAAAATTTATTGAGGATGatatggttaaaaaaaaaagaagggagtGCAAAACGAAGCTCGATCATTGTATTGAGGAATTTCGCCATGCAGGCCAACGAAAGGTGAATAGgtttgttaaaagaaaaaaaaatttcagcACCAAATACACAAGCCGTCACCGGCTGTAAAAGTgatacaaacacagagacaacaaGACAAACAGATTCATCAATACATTTGTTTGACGCAAAACGTGTTAAACATATTGATTTAAAGTTTGGGTTATTATTAACATCGATTTCAAAGAAAGACATTCAATTTTGGAAAGtctgtatacattttcagacaAGGATTGAACACTTCACAATGTGAGTAGAAACATTGTGTTTGGAAGTTTTACATCATCACAACTATCTGTGAGGTGTGCAGAACAAAACTCTAAACTTATATCGAGTctgctttttgagtcacttgagaaaaagtgactctatgtaatcggtcagtgttagtctgtccggccggccgtccgtagacaccaccttaacgttggacttttctcggaaactatcaaagcgatcgggctcatattttgtttagtcgtgacctccaatgacctctacactttaacgatggtttcgttgacctttgacctttttcaaggtcacaggtcagcgtcaaaggaaaaattagacattttatatctttgacaaagttcatcggatgtgattgaaactttgtaggattattctttacatcaaagtatttacatctgtagccttttacgaacgttatcagaaaaacaagggagataactagccttttctgttcggcaacacacaacttaacgttgggcttttctcggaaactataaaagtacaccttaacgttggacttttctcggaaactatcaaagcgatcgggctcatattttgtttagtcgtgacctccaatgacctctacactttaacgatggtttcgttgacctttgacctttttcaaggtcacaggtcagcgtcaaaggaaaaattagacattttatatctttgacaaagttcatcggatgtgattgaaactttgtaggattattctttacatcaaagtatttacatctgtagccttttacgaacgttatcagaaaaacaagggagataactagccttttctgttcggcaacacacaacttaacgttgggcttttctcggaaactataaaagtgaccgggctcaaattttatgtgaacgtgactcattgtgttgtgaatagcaatttcttcctgtccatctgatgccttatataatattcagaactgcgaaagtgactcgatcgagcgtttgctcttcttgtttcgtCTTACATACAATATTTTGTATCACATTATGGTAATGCTGATACCTCATAGATATTTGGTAGTgtcatagccccccccccccaacacacacacacacccctcttgtACTAAGCTGAGAGATAAAAAGTGATGTAAAGACAGACCTTTTCAGAATAAGAGTAGGCTACCGTCTTTTAGAATAGACATTGTATTCTTTATTTGAGTAATTCCATCTACTAAAGTTTTGTCAAGTTTTATATCAGGAaacgtaagagagagagacaatgacaatgacaaatctttatttttcgagggtgacaagaataagcatagttatgcttttttgcatctggccctcgccctaaagagggactaaacttattttactataactatgactagggaaaaaaaaagaaaaaaaaaaggttacataaaaacattaatggtagaacatataagtttatgtacatgaagcgcattatgtagaagcattgtagatcataaggttgtgttcaaaactgggtgtaaagcaatgaagataaacgcaaagtaagcatactttgcaacaatacattagctcagcaaaacaatgtattacagagccaaatcttcgtgatttggtcacaataaaccataattccgataatgaacaactgtatacaaagagaacataccaatcaagtttatttgttcatagagttcattaaatggaaagaatatttggttctaaaagaatccgtattggtggattggcgcagggcgtccggaagagcgttccagaggctgcttcctgaataagcaattgacttgatttaaataggtctatccaaGGATGCAAATTTTGGAAGTTTTACATCATCACAACTATCGGTGAGGTGTGCAGAACAAAACTCAAAACTTATATCGAGTCTGCTTTTTTCGTCTTACATACAATATTTTGTATCACATTATGGTAATGCTGATACCTCATAGATATTTGGTAGTgtcatagcccccccccccccccccccaacacacacacccctcttgtACTAAACTGAGAGATAAAAAAATGATGTAAAGACAGACCTTTTCAAAATAAGAGTAGGCTACCGTCTTTTAGAATAGACATTGTATTCTTTATTTGAGTAATTCCATCTACTAAAGTTTTGTCAAGTTTTATATCAGGAaacgtaagagagagagacaatgacaatgacaaatctttatttttcgagggtgacaagaataagcatagacgCAAGGTAAGCATACTTtacaacaatacattagctcagcaaaacaatgtattacagagccaaatcttcgtgatttcgtcacaataaaccataattccgataatgaacaactgtatacaaagagaacataccaatcaagtttatttgttcatagagttcattaaatggaaagaatatttggttctaaaagaatccgtattggtggattggcgcagggcgtccggaagagcgttccagaggctgcttcctgaataagcaattgacttgatttaaataggtctatcctaggaagaggagtgtttagttttataaagtggtgcgaattcttcaaagagaattttgaacaaatggtttcgggtgcattttctgtcataattttatgcatcattattcctttgttataTTTCATTCTCGACTTtagaggtttgtttgtttgtttttgcttaacgcccagtcgaccacgaagggccatatcagggcggtgactttagaggtaggacccctatgttgatgtagtctgagtcggtgagagtagtctgtttgagtaatactacttttagcgctcttttgtgtaatctgctgagtagctttagggaattatcacttgctgagtcccatagagtggatgcgcaatcaataagagactgaatatgagcagtgaaaaataacttcctggcttgacaattaaggaagtgtttaattctagataagaggtacactttctttgacactaaattactaagttgttcaatgtgagttgaccaagacaggttgttttCGATGTGggcacctagaactttgtgatggtcgactttttccactatattgccgtcaagcattaaatcgggaccagttgaggtaaaattctgtcgtttctgtctagttgtaattatcatatatttggttttctttgggttaagagacatgtgatttaggtcagtccattctgtcagctggtttagactcccttggagggattctgataagcgagttacatttttgttactggagtgaattgtggtatcgtctgcaaaaagttcacataaatgttgaatataaagggggaggtcattaacatatattgagaagagcagaggtcctaataccgatcATTGTGGTACACCAtaatctacagcttgcatgctcgatgctctagcgtttgtaagaactgtctcttgtctgtcagagagaaatgaactaacaagattgatagtatcagatccgacgccatacaaaccaaattttctaagcaataatgtgtgatcaattacgtcaaaggcttttgcaaagtctacaaaaaaggcaccacagaattcattatcgtttattttgtccaaccactgatcaacaagagagattaaggcagtgtggcaggaatgcctAGCTCTAAATCCCGATTGTTTGggatggaataagttgttttggttgaaatgtgctaggatgtgtttgttgatatgcttttcaagtggttttgataacacagacaaaatggaaattggcctataatttgaggggtctcttttgtcacctgatttaaacagaggaatgactttagcctgtttcagggcgactggaacatattttttgtctaaacagagattgtaaatgtaggtaagtgtttcagaaatgacgggggctgacaatttaagaatcctaccatcaagcACATCGAGCCCCCTggtgcctgtttgcttgaggtgtgtaagtgcgtgaaaaacttcaggtactgtaagaaggggaattttgcttgacatgaaatttgttttttgatttgcaaaattcttccaaaactttcaaatcatttaatttggacttatcatttttaatcacattttcagctattttagaaaaatgtgtgtttaaatcatcgggagatatgtccttgatacaactcgagagagagagagagagagagagagagagagagagagagagagagagagagagagagagagagggagagagagggagagagagagagaaagagagagagagagggagagagaaagaaagagagagagagagaaagagagagagcgagagagaacaaagagagagagaaagagagagaaagagagagagagagagagagagagagagagagagagagagagagagagagagagagagagagagagagagagagtaagttgACTGTTCAGGCGTCTGTACGAGTATTTGTGTGTACAATTAAAACAATCTTCTGGCTCACATCTAAAGTCATCCGTACCTATTGCATTTTTATATTCTCGCCAGAATGGGTACGTAATTGTCTTTTAAAGCGCTACCAGGCGTTGAAGGTGTTGACTTATTTAGGTGTAACACGCTTCTTTCAACACTAGGGACTGCTTGTTAAATCGTCAATGCGTGGCGGGGTCACATATATAGCAACGTTCGCGTTCCGAACCGTCACCATTTATCGACACTTTCACCATTCAACCAGAACATTTTCAAAGCAAGGAGGACAATTATTTTGTCCTTAACGGTTATCTCACCGTGTTGctatttttacattattttagtcaagttttgactagatgttttaacatagagggggaatcgagatgagggtcgtggtgtatgtatgtatgtatgtgtgtgtgtatgtgtaaagcgattcagacataactaccggaccgatcttcatgaaactttacatgagagttcctgagtataatatccccacccgtttttttctctcattttttggataaatgtctttgatgacgccctatccggctttttgtaaaagttgaggcggcactgtcacgctctcattttccaacccattttgttgaaattttggtcaagcagtcttcgacgaaggccggtctttggtattgcatttcagcttggaagcttaaatattaattgatgagtttgctcattaaagttggcattaaaatcgagttttcgcaaacagatttaagattaattgcatcgtattcttcatcaaattctg
It encodes the following:
- the LOC138958403 gene encoding uncharacterized protein, translated to METRTMSENDTHDYPTISRQTLQSAITEIASQYDSDQKPRQVIPEAVYIDELPDYDEFFAKFLVPNQLGILSEKATSLWKSRREWVCEDGSPDFVFLRQAFGEATVPIADCKCQEFSAHAKQEMKMSEFVTYWQKLREAGYPLGQESLYLKDWHFTRAFSDYEAYSTCPFFRSDWMNEFWDEREDSEDDYRFVYMGPKGTWTPFHSDVFRSFSWSANICGRKRWIFFPPGEEEHLKDIHGNPVYDVMSEELKDPTKFPNAHRVQHRIEIIQHPGETIFVPSGWHHQVHNLEDTISINHNWLNGCNVRRSWLHLVASLEEVQREIGDFSDMEGWDQQCQRILKALSGIDFVEFLRFVESIAKRRITALNMLKNKSTKNEVEECYGSESHISNITSADWRGSREEHIFRDCKDREKKDLEKGEEVEKACSEMTEDRHSLLSAGFQSSHGHHPKENKNKLSRKMTHQHVDASQTSLDEVSANCKHTGGFLPPETLFETAHKQPQISQETQLRQTESAPTAFSTPTQDSHRGLPKQALSALETHNTEHYEHCTMMLDLVDSSCTKAASGSDRRPHWSVCNVNHALFDLASVALVLKHISKTGIYTSASLEVDVSGNEESECLSENSAAVSSTTPYGTCDKQESVSDQGEEKVDGYLEHCTRKEEPENISEAFSKSVSFTDNDKGCPPVQFDVNKELESQNCGVEGDMEAGDSVSTSEETGIGNGESAVDIDSLLSVISQTLRTFDITDIFDCN